A stretch of DNA from Candidatus Bathyarchaeia archaeon:
TGCTTCTTCAAGAGTGTGGATAACTTCATCGAGGTCTTCTTCGTTTTCTAAAGTTATTCGGAAGCATGGAGCACCATACCAATCTTGAATGCCTTGAGATAGCATAGTAAGTTTATGTTTTCTTATGAGATTCTTTCCACTTTCATAGGGAAGCATTATAACAATATGCATCTTCGCTTTTCTAAGCTGGATATAAGCAAAATTTCTGTTCTTTCTTAAGGAGATGTAGTATTTCTGAGGATTAATTTTTATATTCGGATCGAATTTTAGCATTGCATTTTTAATTTTCTCATACACCGAAATGATTCTCTTATCAACACCTTCAAGGTGATAGGCTTCCGTGTAAACTTCTCCTTCCTCAATTGGACTCACCGGCTCAGCAAATGGAACTTCTTGAAAATCAGGAGTCAAAGTGTAAACCACTCTTCCATCATCGCTTACATACTGCTTCATTATCTCTACCCTAACCATTTTACCCCAAGTATCCGTGTAAGTTTTCAAAACTTCATCCAACTCTGGCATTTCGCCATCCAAAATCAGTAAAATATTTTGACTATTATCAATGATATCTTTAAGAGCCTTGTAGATCTCTTTTTTGCCAAGATACTGCTTAAACTCTTGCTCAAGTTCCGAATTGGATTTGATATAGGAAAAAAGCCTCTCAATTAGATCATTTCTGCTTGCTGGATTCTTAAAGAAGGCAAAAAATCGCGTAATCTGAGGAAAAATATGCTTATAGAACTCGTGCTCTTTAAGTTCAACCTCAACTAGATAAAACTCTGGATTCTCTTCATCCCTGAAATCAAATAGGAAACCATCTGGAATTGTAGCACCTAAAGCTTTTGATTCAATTCTACCTCTTATATCAAAAAATATTGTTTTAGCTCCAAAAAGAGTTTTGAAATTCTCCCTTACAACCCTTTGGAAATCATCTTCCGATTTGTATTCTGTTTCGATGAATTTCTTGCCATCAACAAAGATCGCGGTTTTCATAATTTTAAATAAGCACGCTTCTGCTTATAAAAGATAAAGCTTGAGCTCGATTTAAGCGCGGTGAAAATATGCCTCAATTATCTAATGATCAAATTCGGCGCATAATATTGGAAATGCTTTACAATGATGCACTCAAAAATCCGACATCTCTTGGAGTAGATAGAGATACTATGAAAAATACTCTGCAAATTGATGAAAACATCATGAATTTTAACATCTTTTACCTTGAAGAAAAGGGGCTCATCAAACTCATGCACAGTATGGGAGCACCATGGAGTTTTGCAAAAATTACAGCTTTCGGAATAGATGTTGCTGAGAACAGGGATAGATACAGAGAACAGTTTCCATTTATTCAAGCTAATATTCAACAAATCCACGGAAACGTGTATGGACAAGTTGTTCAAGCGGTTGGTTCAGAAGTAACTTTTAGCCAACAAGTAAGCAATGCATTTAATCAAGCGTATCAATTTATTCAAAATAAAACCGAAATACAACCAGAGTTAAGGGAAGAAATAAAAAACAAATTACAAGTGTTAGAAGAAGAGCTTAAAAAAGAGGAACCAA
This window harbors:
- a CDS encoding DUF5655 domain-containing protein, with the translated sequence MKTAIFVDGKKFIETEYKSEDDFQRVVRENFKTLFGAKTIFFDIRGRIESKALGATIPDGFLFDFRDEENPEFYLVEVELKEHEFYKHIFPQITRFFAFFKNPASRNDLIERLFSYIKSNSELEQEFKQYLGKKEIYKALKDIIDNSQNILLILDGEMPELDEVLKTYTDTWGKMVRVEIMKQYVSDDGRVVYTLTPDFQEVPFAEPVSPIEEGEVYTEAYHLEGVDKRIISVYEKIKNAMLKFDPNIKINPQKYYISLRKNRNFAYIQLRKAKMHIVIMLPYESGKNLIRKHKLTMLSQGIQDWYGAPCFRITLENEEDLDEVIHTLEEAYKLMG